The following are encoded together in the Bradyrhizobium algeriense genome:
- the tnpB gene encoding IS66 family insertion sequence element accessory protein TnpB (TnpB, as the term is used for proteins encoded by IS66 family insertion elements, is considered an accessory protein, since TnpC, encoded by a neighboring gene, is a DDE family transposase.) — translation MIAASAGVKVMVATKPVEFRKGADGLAALVREQLRHDPFSGTIFVFRSKQANRLKILAWDGSGLVLLWKRLEHNAFRWPPISDGVMRLSA, via the coding sequence ATGATCGCGGCTTCGGCGGGTGTGAAGGTCATGGTCGCGACGAAGCCGGTGGAGTTCCGTAAAGGTGCCGACGGTCTCGCCGCGCTGGTGCGCGAGCAACTCCGCCATGATCCGTTCTCGGGAACGATTTTTGTCTTCCGTTCGAAGCAAGCGAACCGCTTGAAGATTTTGGCCTGGGACGGGTCCGGCCTGGTGCTGCTGTGGAAACGTCTGGAACATAACGCGTTCCGCTGGCCGCCGATCAGCGATGGTGTGATGCGGCTCTCCGCCTAG
- a CDS encoding transposase: protein MERRGQGRIVAESYAPGAVVSEVARRHGISLQHLFVWRKTARAGCSACRPTRRHSSFRW from the coding sequence GTGGAGCGACGAGGTCAAGGGCGGATCGTGGCGGAGTCGTATGCGCCGGGCGCGGTCGTATCGGAGGTGGCACGCCGGCACGGCATCTCGCTGCAACATCTTTTCGTGTGGCGCAAGACGGCGCGTGCCGGCTGCTCAGCCTGCCGGCCGACGAGGCGCCACTCTTCGTTCCGGTGGTGA